A section of the Candidatus Omnitrophota bacterium genome encodes:
- a CDS encoding polysaccharide lyase family protein translates to MKTSMIRKAMFVLFFLFCIPPIAVPAAEETALLWQIGKPDRNNSEFALAPNQYDRFSEDGFFIVGQSEAKLDWPYAHPGPADSWAGGREHVFAIVFGLKNAPSAGQCKLKFDLLDSQNQSPPKLRIEINDRTYDQSLPAGAGDDSINGQPDKGKPYQFEIAFPAEVLKTGENKISIATVSGCWMLYDWLGLEAPVGVELAEVAGRTFFNACQSIQALLEKDGQLRQPIRINMRHIGEPADAAIRVAGAESIPIKLKAGSQEYEISAPAVTKAASLEIAIEANGQTLAARSITIKPVRKMLVYILPHSHTDIGYTDIQTAIEEKQMKNLQTGIEYARETVGYPEGARFIWNVEVLWAADLYLHRMSEAQRGEFFDAVKKGWVGLNGMYLNELTGLCRPEELLQLFRYSTVLAERCGVVIDSAMISDVPGYTWGTVTAMAQAGIKYFSTAPNYFDRIGDILVQWENKPFYWISPSGKEKVLVWIPLKGYALSHIIRELSSQFVADFQEELDRSNYPYDIAYLRWSGHGDNAVPDKNICEFVKDWNTKYLYPKFVITTTSEAFRAFEKHYGDRLPQVRGDWTPYWEDGAGSSALETAMNRATSDRLSQAEALWAMLNPSGYPADKFEDAWRDALLYSEHTWGAWCSVSDPENQMTKEQWDIKQSYALQADEQSRKLLDAALQNRKGPDSPDNAIDVFNTSSWPRTELVTLSKEQSAAGDRVTGADGKPVPSQRLANGELAFVARDVPPFASRRYVVAKGAAYAKEKAEAKGAALDNGLLRVSIDEKTGGIIGLRAKGIDGNFVDADSSYALNDYLYLEGDNLADLQRNEPVKISVKENGPLVASLLIESNAPGCNSLQREVRLVAGFDYVVMTNLVDKKRAPANPQPGDWKFAQKGGKESVNFAFPFHVPNGKLLLDVPLGAIQPEIDQMPSACKNWFTVGCWADASNGEKGITWVTLDAPLVEVGGITATLLGSQNNPAVWRKKVEPTTEIFSWAMNNHWGTNYRAYQEGPIVFRYALRPHRKFAPDEAARFAAGLSQPLIAARAYGQPLSTPRLEIEPQGAIAIAFKPSDDGKAWIVRLYGASGQDVQANLKWPQPAPESVWLSDSSEKPLKKVDGAVSLPAWEVTTLRAEWPIR, encoded by the coding sequence ATGAAAACCAGTATGATTCGAAAAGCAATGTTTGTTCTGTTCTTTTTATTCTGCATCCCCCCCATTGCCGTCCCTGCCGCCGAAGAGACGGCGTTGCTTTGGCAAATCGGCAAGCCGGATCGTAACAATTCCGAATTCGCGCTAGCGCCGAATCAATACGATCGGTTCTCCGAAGACGGCTTCTTCATCGTCGGCCAATCCGAAGCAAAACTTGATTGGCCCTACGCGCATCCCGGCCCCGCCGACAGTTGGGCGGGCGGCCGCGAGCATGTTTTCGCGATTGTTTTCGGATTAAAAAACGCCCCAAGCGCTGGGCAATGCAAACTCAAATTCGATTTGCTCGATTCTCAAAATCAATCTCCGCCCAAATTGCGGATCGAAATCAACGATCGTACATACGATCAATCCCTGCCTGCGGGCGCAGGCGACGATTCCATCAACGGCCAACCCGATAAAGGCAAACCATACCAATTCGAAATCGCTTTTCCAGCGGAAGTATTGAAAACCGGCGAAAATAAAATCAGCATCGCCACGGTTTCCGGCTGCTGGATGCTTTACGATTGGCTGGGCTTGGAAGCGCCCGTTGGCGTGGAACTGGCGGAGGTTGCTGGGCGGACGTTCTTCAACGCCTGCCAATCGATCCAGGCTTTATTGGAAAAAGACGGCCAACTGCGCCAGCCGATCCGAATCAACATGCGCCATATCGGAGAGCCGGCGGACGCCGCGATCCGCGTCGCTGGCGCCGAATCGATTCCCATTAAACTCAAGGCAGGCTCGCAAGAATATGAAATTTCGGCGCCCGCAGTAACGAAAGCCGCCTCGCTCGAAATCGCCATTGAAGCCAACGGCCAGACGCTCGCCGCGCGCAGCATAACTATAAAGCCCGTGCGCAAAATGCTGGTCTACATCCTGCCTCATTCGCATACGGATATCGGCTATACGGATATACAAACGGCCATCGAAGAGAAGCAGATGAAGAATCTGCAAACGGGCATCGAATATGCGCGAGAGACGGTGGGCTATCCGGAAGGCGCGCGATTTATATGGAACGTCGAAGTTCTATGGGCGGCGGATTTATATTTGCATAGGATGTCGGAAGCGCAGCGCGGCGAGTTCTTCGACGCGGTGAAAAAAGGCTGGGTAGGGCTGAACGGAATGTACCTGAACGAATTGACCGGCCTGTGCCGTCCCGAAGAGTTGCTTCAATTGTTCCGTTATTCGACGGTATTAGCTGAGCGCTGCGGAGTCGTCATCGATTCGGCCATGATTAGCGACGTCCCTGGCTATACGTGGGGAACCGTAACGGCGATGGCGCAAGCCGGGATCAAATATTTCTCCACCGCGCCGAATTATTTCGACCGCATCGGCGACATTCTCGTTCAATGGGAAAATAAGCCTTTTTATTGGATTTCTCCCTCCGGAAAAGAAAAAGTCCTGGTTTGGATTCCGCTTAAAGGCTATGCTCTTTCCCACATCATTCGCGAACTGTCGTCCCAGTTCGTCGCGGACTTCCAAGAAGAGCTGGATCGCTCCAATTATCCCTACGATATCGCTTACTTACGCTGGAGCGGCCATGGCGACAACGCCGTTCCCGATAAGAATATCTGCGAATTCGTGAAGGATTGGAATACGAAATATCTTTATCCCAAGTTTGTTATAACCACGACGAGCGAGGCGTTTCGCGCTTTTGAGAAGCATTACGGCGATCGGTTGCCGCAGGTTCGCGGCGATTGGACGCCTTATTGGGAGGACGGCGCTGGTTCATCGGCTTTGGAAACAGCCATGAACCGCGCCACGTCGGATCGGCTGTCGCAAGCCGAAGCCTTATGGGCGATGCTGAATCCATCTGGATACCCGGCGGATAAGTTCGAAGACGCATGGCGTGATGCGCTGCTCTATTCCGAACATACGTGGGGCGCTTGGTGCAGCGTTTCCGATCCCGAAAATCAAATGACGAAAGAGCAATGGGATATCAAACAATCCTACGCTCTGCAAGCGGACGAACAGAGCCGCAAGTTGTTGGACGCCGCATTGCAAAACCGCAAGGGGCCGGATTCGCCGGACAATGCAATCGACGTTTTCAATACCTCGTCCTGGCCGCGCACGGAATTGGTTACTCTATCCAAAGAACAATCGGCGGCGGGCGACCGAGTAACCGGCGCGGATGGCAAGCCGGTTCCATCGCAGCGCCTGGCCAATGGCGAACTGGCGTTCGTGGCGCGCGATGTTCCGCCGTTCGCTTCGCGGCGTTACGTTGTCGCCAAAGGCGCCGCCTATGCGAAAGAGAAAGCAGAGGCCAAAGGCGCCGCGCTCGACAATGGACTATTGCGCGTAAGCATCGACGAGAAAACGGGCGGAATTATTGGGCTGCGCGCCAAGGGCATTGACGGCAATTTCGTTGATGCGGACTCCAGCTATGCGCTTAACGATTATCTTTACCTCGAAGGCGACAATCTGGCCGATTTGCAGCGCAATGAACCCGTCAAAATTTCGGTGAAAGAGAATGGCCCATTGGTAGCGTCTCTATTGATCGAATCGAATGCGCCGGGATGCAATTCCCTGCAACGCGAAGTGCGTCTTGTCGCTGGATTCGATTATGTCGTGATGACGAATCTCGTCGATAAAAAAAGAGCGCCCGCCAATCCCCAGCCCGGCGATTGGAAATTCGCCCAAAAAGGCGGCAAAGAGAGCGTCAACTTCGCTTTTCCGTTCCATGTCCCCAACGGCAAACTTCTTCTCGATGTTCCGCTGGGCGCCATCCAGCCGGAAATCGATCAAATGCCCAGCGCCTGCAAGAACTGGTTTACCGTGGGCTGTTGGGCGGACGCCTCGAACGGTGAGAAGGGAATCACCTGGGTAACGTTGGATGCGCCGCTCGTCGAGGTCGGCGGCATTACGGCTACGCTGCTCGGTTCGCAAAACAATCCCGCCGTCTGGCGTAAAAAAGTCGAACCAACTACCGAAATCTTTTCTTGGGCCATGAACAATCATTGGGGCACCAATTACCGCGCCTATCAGGAAGGTCCCATCGTCTTCCGCTACGCCTTGCGTCCGCATCGAAAGTTCGCTCCTGACGAGGCGGCGCGCTTCGCCGCGGGCTTGAGCCAACCGCTCATCGCCGCGCGCGCATACGGCCAGCCTCTCTCAACGCCGCGTCTTGAAATCGAGCCGCAAGGCGCCATCGCCATCGCCTTCAAACCCAGCGATGACGGCAAAGCGTGGATCGTGCGGCTCTATGGCGCATCGGGACAGGATGTTCAAGCAAACTTGAAATGGCCGCAGCCAGCGCCGGAATCCGTCTGGTTGAGCGACTCCAGCGAAAAGCCATTGAAAAAAGTAGATGGCGCCGTTTCCTTGCCCGCATGGGAAGTAACGACATTGCGCGCAGAGTGGCCGATACGATAA
- a CDS encoding sugar porter family MFS transporter codes for MNNASASASLRFVLFVTAVTSIGGFLFGYDTAVINGANTYLKSYLNLTPAQEGAVGASAILGCIPGAMFAGFLSDRFGRKKMLFICAFLYAVSGILSAVPRTLEQFLAARFLGGLGIGASSMICPVYIAEISPEKWRGRLGSLFQLGIVIGIFVTLFINKLIQSAGDDAWNSAMGWRWMLGMEALPALAFIVLLFPVPESPRWLSQKGRNAEAKDILAKVGGAERAELELASIRAALQQEEGRFSELFSHFYFKPLMIAVMMMAFSQFCGINAIIYYSTKIFESAGAVKNAAFASTVWMGMVNVLFTFVAIAFVDKLGRKPLLLIGTLVQTAALGSVGWMFHTQQNGIALLVCVIVFTGAFATAMGPIPWILCSEIFPNKVRGRAMSIATFTIWFSCYIVAQTFPMLNDSPSIGPAITFGIYAAISFLSFLFIFMIVPETKGRTLEEIEKSWKTA; via the coding sequence ATGAATAACGCATCCGCTTCCGCCAGCCTTCGCTTCGTTCTCTTCGTTACTGCCGTTACCTCAATCGGCGGCTTCCTGTTCGGCTATGACACGGCCGTCATCAACGGCGCCAATACATACCTCAAGAGTTATTTGAATCTGACGCCTGCGCAGGAAGGAGCCGTCGGCGCCAGCGCGATCCTGGGCTGCATCCCCGGCGCCATGTTTGCGGGATTTCTCAGCGACCGTTTTGGACGCAAGAAGATGCTCTTTATCTGCGCGTTTCTTTACGCCGTGTCGGGGATCTTGTCGGCTGTCCCCCGCACGCTCGAGCAATTTCTCGCCGCCCGTTTCCTCGGCGGTTTGGGCATCGGCGCTTCTTCCATGATTTGCCCGGTCTATATCGCGGAAATCTCCCCCGAAAAATGGCGCGGGCGTCTCGGTTCGCTCTTTCAGTTGGGCATCGTTATCGGCATCTTCGTCACTCTCTTTATCAACAAACTCATCCAAAGCGCGGGCGACGACGCCTGGAACTCGGCGATGGGTTGGCGTTGGATGCTGGGCATGGAAGCGCTTCCCGCGCTGGCCTTCATCGTCTTGCTCTTTCCCGTGCCCGAAAGTCCGCGCTGGCTGTCGCAAAAGGGGCGCAACGCCGAAGCGAAAGATATCTTGGCGAAGGTGGGCGGCGCCGAACGCGCCGAACTTGAACTCGCCTCCATCCGCGCTGCGCTCCAGCAAGAGGAGGGCCGCTTTTCCGAACTCTTTAGTCATTTTTATTTCAAGCCGCTCATGATCGCCGTCATGATGATGGCCTTTTCACAATTCTGCGGCATCAACGCCATCATCTATTATTCCACGAAGATTTTCGAATCCGCCGGAGCGGTCAAGAACGCCGCTTTCGCTTCCACGGTATGGATGGGAATGGTCAATGTACTATTCACTTTCGTAGCCATCGCCTTTGTGGATAAGTTGGGGCGCAAACCTCTATTATTGATAGGAACATTAGTCCAAACCGCCGCGCTGGGATCGGTAGGCTGGATGTTTCATACCCAGCAAAATGGAATCGCTCTCCTCGTCTGCGTCATCGTATTCACTGGGGCTTTCGCCACCGCGATGGGGCCGATTCCGTGGATCCTGTGTTCTGAAATTTTCCCCAATAAAGTGCGAGGGCGCGCCATGTCCATCGCCACGTTCACTATATGGTTTTCCTGTTACATCGTGGCGCAAACGTTTCCCATGCTCAACGACAGCCCTTCCATCGGTCCCGCCATTACTTTTGGGATATACGCCGCGATCAGTTTCCTTTCCTTCCTGTTTATTTTCATGATCGTCCCGGAGACGAAAGGAAGGACGTTGGAGGAGATCGAAAAATCATGGAAAACCGCATGA
- a CDS encoding class I mannose-6-phosphate isomerase, which translates to MNNGQFNITPCIEIKGYRDQCWQGWSAIGFQLAYAIRRSNQAKIVLAVECYPGVRQEAILTPLWDLLPLNRVYPSQEIFLSPKEIEDLIQLDLTDDPVFGRISPLRMNDFFDAQKQRDLTAKIASIESGAVLIIGPGASLIHEPDILIYADLPRWEAQWRFRRSESDNLGVKNRHEPAPQQYKQAFFVDWRVADRLKRDSMERWDYWLDTVQSDSPKMTTGEAIRGALQQTARRPFSVVPYFDPAPWGGKWMQEKFGLDPSQDNFGWSFNGVPEENSLLFDFQGVVVESPAINLVFYQPKELLGEYVFRRFGAEFPIRFDYLDTMDGGNLSFQVHPTEEYIRKQFGMAYTQDESYYIVDAGEDACVYLGLREGIRSQEMIESLFAAQNGGPSFNADRFAKRWPARKHDHFLIPAGTPHCSGRNAMVLEISATPYIFTFKLWDWGRLGLDGEPRPIHIHHGKKVIQWERHAEWTRRELINRVEAVGAGLGWREERTGLHELEFIETRRHWFTSAVPHHTQGAVNVLCLVQGESITVESPNGSFEPFVVRFGEVFIVPAAVGEYTISPNDPNPKQECVTIKAFVRSE; encoded by the coding sequence ATGAATAATGGACAATTCAACATAACGCCCTGCATTGAAATCAAAGGATATCGAGATCAATGTTGGCAAGGATGGTCCGCCATCGGCTTTCAACTGGCGTACGCGATTCGAAGATCGAACCAAGCCAAAATCGTTCTCGCCGTCGAATGTTATCCCGGCGTTCGCCAAGAAGCGATTCTGACGCCGCTGTGGGATTTACTCCCGCTGAATCGCGTCTATCCGTCGCAGGAAATATTCCTTTCTCCTAAAGAAATCGAAGATCTTATTCAACTGGATTTGACGGACGATCCCGTCTTTGGGCGCATCTCACCATTGCGCATGAACGACTTTTTCGACGCGCAAAAACAACGCGATTTAACGGCGAAAATCGCTAGTATCGAATCGGGAGCCGTTCTTATCATTGGTCCCGGCGCATCGTTGATCCACGAACCGGATATCTTGATTTACGCCGATCTGCCGCGATGGGAAGCGCAATGGCGCTTCCGGCGCAGCGAGTCGGACAATCTCGGCGTCAAGAACCGCCATGAACCGGCGCCGCAACAATACAAGCAAGCCTTTTTCGTGGATTGGAGAGTGGCCGATCGGCTGAAGCGGGACAGCATGGAGCGCTGGGATTATTGGTTGGATACCGTCCAATCGGACTCGCCCAAAATGACGACTGGCGAAGCCATTCGCGGCGCTTTGCAGCAGACGGCGCGGCGTCCCTTCAGCGTCGTTCCTTATTTCGATCCCGCGCCTTGGGGCGGAAAATGGATGCAGGAGAAATTCGGACTCGATCCTTCCCAGGACAATTTCGGCTGGAGTTTCAACGGCGTGCCCGAAGAGAACAGCCTGCTGTTCGATTTTCAAGGCGTCGTCGTCGAATCCCCGGCGATCAATTTGGTGTTCTATCAACCAAAAGAACTTTTAGGCGAATATGTCTTTCGCCGCTTCGGCGCGGAATTTCCCATTCGCTTCGATTATCTGGATACCATGGACGGCGGCAACCTTAGTTTTCAAGTCCATCCGACGGAAGAGTACATCCGCAAACAATTCGGAATGGCTTATACGCAGGATGAAAGCTATTACATCGTCGATGCGGGCGAAGACGCCTGCGTCTATTTAGGATTAAGAGAAGGAATTCGTTCTCAAGAAATGATCGAATCGCTGTTCGCGGCGCAAAACGGCGGCCCTTCCTTTAACGCCGATCGTTTCGCGAAACGATGGCCCGCCCGCAAGCACGACCACTTTTTGATCCCGGCGGGAACGCCCCATTGTTCGGGACGCAACGCGATGGTGCTGGAAATCAGCGCCACGCCCTATATCTTCACGTTCAAATTGTGGGACTGGGGGCGTTTGGGATTGGATGGCGAGCCGCGCCCTATTCACATCCATCATGGCAAAAAGGTGATTCAATGGGAGCGCCACGCCGAATGGACGCGGCGGGAATTAATTAACCGCGTCGAAGCCGTCGGCGCAGGACTGGGATGGCGCGAAGAACGGACGGGGCTTCACGAATTGGAATTCATCGAAACCCGCCGCCATTGGTTCACTTCGGCGGTTCCCCACCACACGCAGGGCGCAGTAAACGTTCTTTGCCTGGTGCAAGGCGAATCGATTACGGTAGAAAGTCCAAATGGATCGTTCGAGCCGTTCGTTGTTCGCTTCGGCGAAGTATTCATTGTCCCCGCCGCCGTTGGCGAGTATACGATTAGTCCTAACGATCCCAATCCCAAACAAGAATGCGTCACTATAAAAGCCTTCGTTCGTTCGGAATAA
- a CDS encoding ROK family protein — protein sequence MRVFAADLGGTQIKLGIVETGTILCSMTLDAHSEGDLRDRLPEIERNFRDLLRQCGLSLHKIQGIGFLSTGLVDRKSNRILSTNHKFDDAAQIDFTAWAKERFDLPIKLENDAHAALLGEWKYGAGAGCDNLVMIALGTGIGTSVLIQGKPLRGKNGQAGLLGGHLMMDPSGRSCTCPSRGCPEALASTWALPMMLRDRPECRSSPWAQDGAVDFRSLFQWADRQDAQAQKILNYSLRIWGAVAVSMIHLFAPDKIVLGGGIMRSAERILPFIQEWVNRHAWISWNGVEVVSAQHLTSAGLLGAEILFHEDIEYI from the coding sequence ATGAGAGTCTTCGCCGCCGATCTTGGAGGAACTCAAATCAAACTGGGAATCGTCGAGACGGGAACGATTCTCTGCTCCATGACGCTGGACGCTCATTCCGAAGGCGATTTGCGGGATCGCCTGCCGGAAATCGAACGCAACTTTCGCGATTTGCTCCGTCAATGCGGCCTGTCTCTTCATAAAATCCAAGGGATTGGCTTTCTCAGCACCGGTCTCGTCGACCGTAAGAGCAACCGAATCTTGTCGACCAATCATAAATTCGACGACGCCGCCCAAATCGATTTTACGGCGTGGGCCAAAGAACGTTTCGATCTGCCGATCAAATTGGAGAACGACGCCCACGCCGCCTTGCTGGGGGAATGGAAATACGGCGCGGGCGCCGGATGCGACAATCTCGTGATGATTGCGCTGGGAACGGGAATCGGAACCTCGGTCTTGATTCAAGGCAAGCCGCTGCGCGGCAAGAACGGACAGGCGGGATTGCTGGGCGGCCATTTGATGATGGATCCGTCCGGACGCTCCTGCACTTGCCCCAGCCGAGGCTGTCCCGAAGCCTTGGCCTCCACCTGGGCGCTGCCTATGATGCTTCGCGATCGTCCCGAATGTCGTTCGAGTCCTTGGGCGCAGGACGGCGCCGTCGATTTTCGTTCCCTCTTCCAATGGGCGGATCGCCAAGACGCCCAAGCTCAGAAAATTCTCAATTACAGCTTGCGGATTTGGGGCGCCGTGGCCGTTTCCATGATTCATCTCTTCGCCCCGGATAAGATCGTTCTTGGCGGCGGGATTATGCGCAGCGCCGAACGCATTCTTCCCTTCATCCAAGAATGGGTGAATCGCCACGCCTGGATCAGTTGGAATGGCGTCGAAGTCGTTTCCGCCCAACATTTGACGTCCGCCGGACTTCTCGGCGCCGAGATTTTATTTCACGAGGATATTGAATATATATGA
- a CDS encoding GntR family transcriptional regulator, producing the protein MRLKVDHKSNIPLHIQVEELLRDMIAKKEYQNGKLFPPEEEIAKLLGISRNTVRHATQRLVQEGLLQRKKGVGTKAVSNRMSTSLSAWDSFTHEMEQKGTKFETLKLQVEWIASDSETSANFHIKPLSKVLCLKRLKGFKNEPVVLFVSYFHPRVAIDENADFTRPLYEMLESDYSTVAVYSNEEISAIPAAPELAKILDVAAGSPVLVRKRLVSDPGRRPIEYNLCYYRADRFVYTIEIQRMSYK; encoded by the coding sequence ATGAGATTGAAAGTCGATCATAAATCGAACATTCCCCTTCATATTCAGGTGGAAGAACTGCTGCGAGATATGATCGCCAAAAAGGAATACCAGAACGGCAAATTGTTTCCGCCGGAAGAAGAAATTGCGAAGTTATTGGGCATCAGCCGCAATACGGTGCGTCATGCGACGCAGCGCCTGGTGCAAGAAGGCTTGCTTCAACGCAAAAAAGGCGTAGGAACCAAAGCGGTCTCGAACCGCATGTCGACGAGTTTGTCGGCCTGGGACAGCTTTACGCACGAAATGGAACAAAAGGGAACGAAATTCGAAACCTTGAAACTGCAAGTCGAATGGATCGCTTCCGATTCCGAAACCAGCGCCAATTTTCATATCAAGCCGCTCTCGAAAGTATTATGCTTGAAGCGTTTGAAGGGATTCAAAAACGAGCCGGTCGTATTGTTCGTATCGTACTTTCACCCCCGCGTCGCCATCGATGAAAACGCCGATTTCACGCGTCCTCTTTACGAGATGCTCGAATCGGATTATTCCACTGTGGCCGTGTATTCCAATGAGGAGATCAGCGCCATTCCCGCCGCGCCGGAACTCGCGAAAATCCTGGATGTGGCGGCGGGAAGTCCTGTTCTCGTCCGCAAACGGCTGGTTTCGGATCCGGGACGCCGGCCTATCGAATACAACCTCTGCTACTACCGCGCCGATCGCTTCGTCTATACCATCGAAATCCAAAGGATGTCCTATAAATGA
- a CDS encoding prepilin-type N-terminal cleavage/methylation domain-containing protein, with amino-acid sequence MSATRASKGFTLIELLIVVAIIGILAAIAVPNFLNAQTKAKVTRAHSDLKALGTAIEMYGIDRNTYPGGEGFWGGTKWWTKHTYRFHVLTTPVAYMSSVPIDPFQTSNPQRLNASLGTIWDGGYVYDEEKRPGGGAETMKLYGPSFKYAARSPGPALNWASEISHGNRIVMYEGSNGLVSNGILAVLGPGGTVY; translated from the coding sequence ATGTCTGCGACACGCGCCTCAAAAGGATTCACTCTCATCGAATTGCTGATCGTTGTGGCGATCATCGGGATTTTGGCCGCGATTGCGGTTCCCAATTTTCTGAATGCGCAAACCAAGGCCAAGGTCACCCGCGCCCATTCGGATTTGAAAGCGCTGGGCACGGCCATCGAGATGTACGGCATCGACCGCAATACGTACCCCGGCGGCGAAGGATTTTGGGGGGGAACGAAATGGTGGACGAAGCACACGTATCGTTTCCATGTTTTGACCACACCGGTGGCTTACATGAGTTCCGTTCCCATCGATCCGTTTCAGACCAGCAATCCGCAGAGGTTGAACGCCTCTTTGGGAACCATTTGGGACGGCGGATACGTCTACGACGAAGAGAAGCGCCCCGGCGGCGGCGCGGAAACGATGAAACTGTACGGTCCAAGTTTCAAATACGCCGCGCGCAGCCCGGGGCCGGCCTTGAATTGGGCGTCGGAAATCTCCCATGGAAACCGAATCGTCATGTATGAAGGGTCCAATGGACTGGTGAGCAACGGCATTCTCGCCGTATTGGGACCGGGAGGCACGGTTTATTGA